One part of the Xiphophorus maculatus strain JP 163 A chromosome 1, X_maculatus-5.0-male, whole genome shotgun sequence genome encodes these proteins:
- the LOC102232216 gene encoding neuronal acetylcholine receptor subunit alpha-2-like — protein sequence METAGATMEIHTCLCLVFITATPRVYSQVGPRAHAEERLLQNLFAHYNKLSRPVQNTSDTVLVHFGLSIAQLIDVDEKNQMMTTNVWVKQEWNDYKLRWNPEEYENVTSIRIPSEIIWRPDIVLYNNADGDFAVTHLTKAHLFYDGQIKWTPPAIYKSSCSIDVTFFPFDQQSCKMKFGSWTYDRAKIDLINMARDVDQMDYWESGEWVIVNAVGKYNTKKYECCTEIYADITYYFIIRRLPLFYTINLIIPCLLISCLTVLVFYLPSQCGEKITLCISVLLSLTVFLLLITEIIPSTSLVIPLIGEYLLFTMVFVTLSIIITVFVLNVHHRSPKTHGMPHWVRRVFLDLVPRVLFMKRPPGTAKQHCKKLIEMMHRPTMISTTNNSQAFWIGLDMELRQMTQTDNTLPKTPTDSPRILVCSPSPPSSSREDHCNDHPLSTNIFHRSASAKYSVLTEKHSLRRHNSATMCASQLSLPPTLALDSLHNLSSEQPSSLSLNGRSQSAEQMCNQHDQAPPTSEHLCRSQSFQYCCLHDNGLLGFPRQLKEMVSKEHLAKSPTRVPTKEASTQQDTPIPAISPAMQRAIEGVQYIADHLKAEDADFSVKEDWKYVAMVIDRIFLWMFVLVCILGSVGLFLPPWLAGMI from the exons ATGGAAACTGCTGGAGCCACAATGGAAATACACACCTGCCTGTGCTTGGTTTTCATTACTGCAACTCCAAGAG TGTACTCCCAAGTTGGACCTCGTGCCCATGCTGAAGAGAGGCTTCTTCAGAATCTGTTTGCGCATTACAATAAGCTCTCTCGGCCTGTGCAAAACACTTCAGACACGGTGCTAGTCCACTTCGGCTTGTCTATTGCTCAGCTAATTGATGTG GATGAGAAGAACCAGATGATGACGACAAACGTGTGGGTTAAGCAA gaatGGAACGACTACAAACTCCGTTGGAACCCGGAGGAATACGAAAACGTCACGTCAATACGCATCCCATCAGAGATCATCTGGAGACCTGATATCGTCCTCTACAACAA TGCAGACGGCGACTTTGCTGTGACTCACCTCACCAAAGCCCACCTGTTCTATGATGGTCAAATAAAATGGACGCCTCCAGCCATTTACAAGTCGTCGTGCAGCATAGACGTCACATTTTTTCCCTTCGACCAGCAGAGCTGCAAGATGAAGTTTGGCTCCTGGACCTACGACCGAGCCAAGATCGACCTGATCAACATGGCCAGAGATGTGGACCAGATGGACTACTGGGAGAGCGGCGAGTGGGTCATCGTCAATGCAGTGGGCaagtacaacacaaaaaagtacGAGTGTTGTACGGAGATCTATGCGGATATCACTTACTACTTCATTATTCGGAGGCTTCCCTTGTTCTACACCATCAACTTGATCATCCCCTGTCTGCTCATCTCCTGTTTGACTGTTCTGGTCTTTTATTTGCCATCCCAGTGCGGAGAGAAGATCACCTTATGTATTTCGGTTCTACTGTCCCTAACCGTGTTTCTCTTGCTAATCACAGAGATTATCCCATCCACGTCACTGGTGATCCCCCTGATTGGTGAATACCTGCTGTTCACCATGGTCTTTGTCACACTCTCCATCATAATCACGGTCTTTGTGTTGAATGTGCATCACCGGTCGCCCAAAACTCATGGTATGCCTCATTGGGTGCGCAGAGTTTTCTTGGACTTGGTTCCTCGAGTCCTCTTTATGAAACGTCCGCCGGGAACAGCGAAACAGCACTGCAAGAAGCTCATCGAGATGATGCACCGGCCGACCATGATTTCCACAACAAACAACTCACAGGCTTTTTGGATTGGTCTGGACATGGAGCTGAGACAGATGACGCAGACAGACAACACACTCCCAAAAACTCCCACTGACAGTCCGAGAATCCTTGTTTGCTCACCTTCTCCACCTTCTTCCTCCCGAGAAGACCACTGTAATGACCATCCGCTCAGCACCAACATCTTCCACAGATCAGCCTCCGCCAAATACTCGGTCCTCACAGAGAAGCATTCCCTACGCAGACACAACTCTGCAACCATGTGCGCCTCTCAGTTGTCTTTGCCTCCGACTTTGGCTCTGGACTCACTTCACAACTTGTCCAGTGAGCAGCCAAGTTCTCTGTCCCTCAACGGCCGTTCCCAAAGCGCGGAGCAAATGTGCAACCAGCATGATCAGGCTCCACCAACATCTGAACATCTCTGCCGCTCACAGAGCTTCCAGTACTGCTGTCTGCATGACAATGGCTTACTGGGGTTTCCAAGGCAGCTGAAAGAAATGGTCTCTAAGGAGCACTTGGCCAAATCCCCAACAAGAGTGCCAACCAAAGAAGCAAGCACCCAACAAGATACTCCTATTCCAGCAATTTCTCCAGCTATGCAACGAGCCATAGAGGGAGTTCAATACATCGCAGACCATCTCAAAGCAGAGGATGCAGACTTTTCA GTGAAGGAGGACTGGAAGTACGTGGCGATGGTCATTGACAGGATATTCCTCTGGATGTTTGTACTGGTGTGTATTCTGGGATCTGTGGGactcttcctccctccctggCTGGCTGGGATGATCTAG
- the zgpat gene encoding zinc finger CCCH-type with G patch domain-containing protein has protein sequence MDEATLEAAIAAYGAQLQQVETALSAGLDPSQQPDLLKLKEDLCQLIELTEASLVSVKKSRLLASLEDSNEPHGNTCEVAADTSRVDENLSAEFAAFYSELGECSGSGSDSREKDEEGREGDGEEEEDEEGEDTLSGTKVRAPYRTSWGTLEYHNAMVVGAEPPDGEEAQVRVLFVYPTQKSMKPCPFYLEDKCRFQENCRFSHGEVVYVSELREFLDCDLSNLEEGSACLARHEDGIWYPARIKEMDSGFFTVKFDSLLMKDAVVEADGVIPPLREDDPLSSDPDSDDAGDADVVGYEKVLDSATESSEAVSSANFGGWEAHTRGIGSKLMLKMGYEFGKGLGKLQEGRVEPVMAVVLPNGKSLDECAELTQRRTHSRAAQDGAHTSRPKRRRKPKVSTGGRRTVFDFLNHKLGDKSSDPAAAGAAGATGVEAYRAGKSTKRSLNVKLFQAAERVAQTEREIQKLSESLSRQTGRDSSRVKQLEEKLSAARCLLAQQKAHELSIQRDHKKADTHKKMTEF, from the exons ATGGATGAAGCGACCCTGGAGGCCGCCATCGCCGCCTACGGCgctcagctgcagcaggtggAAACGGCCCTGTCTGCAGGCCTGGACCCCAGCCAGCAGCCGGACCTGCTGAAACTGAAGGAGGACCTCTGCCAGCTGATAGAGCTCACAGAGGCCAGCCTGGTGTCCGTCAAAAAGAGCCGGCTGCTGGCCAGCTTGGAGGACAGTAACGAGCCGCATGGGAACACCTGCGAGGTGGCGGCCGACACCAGCAGGGTCGACGAGAACCTGAGCGCAGAGTTTGCCGCTTTTTACTCGGAACTGGGAGAGTGTTCAGGCAGCGGCTCTGACTCCAGAGAGAAGGATGAGGAAGGCAGAGAGGGAgatggagaagaggaggaagacgaagAGGGAGAGGACACGCTTAGCGGTACCAAGGTGAGAGCCCCCTACAGGACGTCCTGGGGGACGCTGGAGTACCACAACGCCATGGTGGTCGGGGCAGAGCCGCCGGACGGAGAGGAGGCGCAGGTCCGAGTGCTTTTCGTTTACCCCACCCAGAAATCCATGAAACCATGTCCCTTCTACCTGGAGGACAAATGTCGGTTTCAGGAGAACTGCAG GTTTTCTCATGGGGAGGTGGTGTACGTGTCCGAACTCCGGGAGTTCTTGGACTGTGACCTCAGTAACCTTGAAGAAGGTTCTGCCTGCTTGGCTCGACATGAGGACGGCATCTGGTACCCGGCCAGGATAAAAG AAATGGACAGTGGTTTCTTCACAGTAAAGTTCGACTCACTGCTGATGAAAGATGCCGTTGTCGAGGCCGACGGGGTCATCCCGCCCCTCAGAGAAGACGACCCGCTCTCCTCTGACCCTGATTCAGACGATGCTGGAGATGCAGATGTAGTGGGATATGAAAAAG TTCTCGACTCTGCCACAGAATCGTCTGAAGCAGTGAGCAGTGCTAACTTTGGGGGCTGGGAGGCTCATACCAGAGGCATTGGATCCAAACTAATGCTCAAAATGGGCTACGAGTTTGGAAAAG GCCTAGGGAAGCTGCAGGAGGGTCGGGTGGAGCCGGTGATGGCCGTGGTCCTGCCCAACGGAAAGTCTCTGGATGAGTGTGCTGAGCTGACACAGAGGCGTACCCACAGCAGGGCTGCTCAGGATGGTGCCCACACCAGCCGGCCAAAGCGCCGCAGAAAGCCGAAAGTCTCCACCGGAGGGCGCCGTACAGTCTTTGATTTTTTAAACCACAAGCTGGGAGATAAGAGCTCagatcctgctgctgctggggcgGCAGGAGCGACCGGGGTGGAGGCTTACAGGGCCGGGAAAAGCACCAAAAGGAGCCTGAATGTGAAGCTCTTCCAGGCCGCAGAGAGGGTGGCTCAGACTGAGAGGGAGATCCAGAAACTGAGCGAGTCTCTTAGCAGACAGACGGGCAG GGATTCATCCAGAGTGAAGCAGCTGGAAGAGAAGCTGTCAGCAGCCCGCTGCCTGCTGGCCCAGCAGAAAGCACACGAGCTGTCCATCCAGAGGGATCACAAGAAGGCAGACACACACAAGAAGATGACAGAGTTCTAA